The region GCGTTTCCGGCGATAAATTAGGGCCTTACACGACTGCGGCCAACCGTTTCGCCAAAGATAGCCCTTTCGGCCGGTCGGACGATCCATTACCCCTGGGGTACGGCCCCATGAAATTGAATGCGCCGGTCGATGCAGGTGCATCGCTCAAGGCCCTTGACGCTGCCGCTCCAGCCGTGCCGGTGCGTTCAATTTCGTGGACCCGTATCCTGAACTGTCAGCACCGCGTTCCGCGGAAAGGTCTTCATGCTTGCATTTGTCACACGTTTTGGCGGCCTGACTTACGGCAATGCCATTTTGATGCTCGGTCTCACCACTCTCTTCTGGGGCGGCAACACGGTGGCCGGGCGCCTTGCCGTGGGCGAGGTGTCGCCCATGGTGGTGGTGTTCCTGCGTTGGGCGATCGTGGCGGGCATCATGGTGCCGATGGTCTGGCCGCGCATCCGAACCGACTGGCCCCTCATGCGCCCGCAACTGCTGCGGATGGTGCTGATGGCCGCTTTCGGCTTCGTCGCCTTCAACTCGCTGTTCTATATCGCCGCGACACAGACCACGGCCGTCAATCTCGGCATCATTCAGGGTTCGATGCCGATCCTGGTGCTGATCGGATCGGTGTTCGCTTTCGGCACCAGGATCCGGCTGCTTCAGGTCATGGGCATTCTCCTGACGCTGGTCGGAGTGACGCTGATTGCCGCCCAGGGAGACCTGCAGAAGCTGCTCGCGCTCGCGGTGAACCCGGGCGATGGCGTGATGCTGATTGCCTGCGTACTCTATTCCGGTTATACGCTTGCCCTGCGCAACCGGCCGCAGGTCTCCGGCCTCGCCTTCTTTGCCACACTCGCGGGCATTTCCGCCATCGCCTCCCTTCCCGGGCTGTTTTTCGAAATGGCGACCGGCACGGCACAATGGCCGACGGCAAAGGGCTGGCTCGTGGTGCTCTATATCGCGCTCTTCCCCTCCTTCCTGTCGCAGATCTTCTTCATGCGCGGGGTGGAACTGATCGGCCCGGCCCGGGCCGGCGTCTTCATCAATCTTGTGCCCATCTTTGCGGCAGGCCTGGCCGTTTCGATCCTCGGCGAGCCGTTCGAATGGCATCACGGCACGGCGCTTGCCCTCGTCATGATCGGTATCTGGCTGTCGGAGAGGAAGGCGGGCCGGTGATGTCCGGGGAACGGCGCGGCGCGCTGATCTTGACTTCGTGCCGCCGCTGACCTCAAGTCGGTTTCCATTGTCAGTTTCCAACGGATCATTCCGGCTGTGCGATAACGGCCAAAATATTCTTTAGCCTTTGATGGATCGCAACATGTGCCGATTTCAAAAGCTTCAGCGCCTGGTGCTGGCGATTGCGGTTGCCGGCCTGCTGACGGGCGCCCCGGCCGACGCGGGACTTCTTTCGCGCCTTGCACGCGAGGCCGGTGATGCCGCGGGCTCGGCGGGCAAACACGTGGATGGCGCGGCGGGACTTGTGGATGAAGGGGTGTCGCTCGCCCGGAAACTGCCGCACGCGGCAGAGGGCACCGGCGTGGCGCTCCTGCCGGGCGAAGGCAACGCGTGGCAGCTCGTGACGTCCGACGGCAAGAGCCTGCCCATCGCCTCGCTGGACGATATCGGCCAGGGGCTGGAGGATGCGGCCCACGCCACCCACCGGCCGCTGGCGGGCGACAAGACTCCCGCCAGGAGGCAAGGCGGTGGGAGTTTTCAGATAGCCATCAGGGAAACGGATTTCTTCAAACTGCGCGATCAGCTGCACGCGCTTCCGGCCAATGCCAGGCCGGTCATGATCCGTCCGAACGGCAGGTCCTATCCTCTCAAACCCGTCGGCTCCGGAGCCCGCTCGCGCCTTGCGGTCGAACTCGGGCCGGATGTGCTGATCAATCCGGCGAGCCGGCGGGCACTGGGCGGCAACATCAGGTTCCTGTCGCGCCCGGTCAACAGGTCGAACCTGAAGCTTGCCCGCTTCGACAGCGCAGCCGCTCAAGGGGCGGCGCCGGACGGTTTGATCGTCGACCTGAACGCCGACATCCTGGAATCAAGCCTGGCGAAATTCAAGAACCGGACGCTTGTGGTGTCCGGCCGGATTGTGCGCTCGCCCGAGACCGGTCAGGCGCAGCTTGTGGTGCGTGACGGCGGGACAATCCGCAACATCGATGTGGAGACGTTTCACGGCGCTGCCGAACGCCAGCGCGTCAACCTGATGATCGTGGAAAGCACCACGCCGGTTCAACCGGGCAAGAGCTGGTTCTCCAGGACGGCCATCGAAAGACGCCTTGCGGACGCGCAGGCCGCCATGACACAGGCGGATCTGATGGCGGCCTTGTCACCCCCGAACACCACCACCCTGATCCACGCTGCCGACGAGCGCAATTACCGGCTGGTGACCGCAACAAGCCACGCCCCCAGGCAGACGGCGCCATCTGCGGCTGCCGACGATTACTCCGCCGCCGGCTGGTTGCTCGATGCAGGTATCCGGGCCGGTGTGCATTCGGTGAACAGCAATCACGAGGATCCGTACCACACGGAAGAGGTCGAGGGCCGCTGGATTCCCTGGATTTCCAACGTCTCGCTGATCGCGTTCACGGCCCTCGCCGCACTGGCAGTGTTCCTCAGCTGGTATCTGTGGCGATGGTGGAGCCGGCTGTGGAACACGCTGTTCACGAAATCCGGCCAGAACGAACCGGGCTCTGTGGCCCTGCGCATCGTCAAGCTTCTGGCCTTCGTGCCGTTTGCCGCGGCAATGGCCGTCCCGGCGCTCCTGTGGATCGTTGTCGCTGACTGGGTAAGGATCCTGACATGGCCCTTGCGCAAGGCCTTCGGCAGATAGTTCCAACGCGCGGCGGGCCGCAGCTGACAGGCAGGAATGCCGAGGCCTTCATGTTTTGTGAGGAATAAACTGATATCCCTCGGCTTTCCGGTCCCGGGTCTGCGCCCGACTGCGTCCGGAGCCACCGGGGCGCGACTTACCGCCGCCTGAGCCCGAAACGCCGTCCGCGGGCAGGGCTTCCTTGTGGAGAGCCGAGGCTTGCCGGTTCACCTCCGGCCGATCCGGAGGCAGAAGGCTGGTCCCGTCGGACGAACATTTGAAATTGCCGCAATCGCGGAGCACAGTGCTTTTATGGAAACACCATTGATAACAGGCGCTTTTGCGCTGTTGCTGATTACGATATCGCTGTTGCAACCGCTCGCGCGCAGGCTCGGCATCGCCCCCAGCGTTCTGCTGGCCATGGTGGGCACAATGATCGGCATTCTGGCAACCTATCTGCTCTACACGCCGCGAACCGACGTCTTCAACACCATCGCCAACGTCTTCGTCAATCCGCCGCTGGATTCGGAGATGATCCTGTACATCTTCCTGCCGATCCTGCTGTTCCAGACCGCCCTGACGCTCGAAATCCGGCGGATCTTCGAGGATCTCGCACCCATCCTGCTCATGGCGGTGGTCGCGGTCTTCGTGGCGACGGCCTTTATCGGCTTCGCGCTTTCGCCGCTTTCGGGAATGTCGCTGGTCGTCTGTCTTCTGCTGGGCGCGATCGTGGCAACTACGGACCCGGTCGCGGTCGTTGCCATTTTCAGGGACATCGGCGCGCCAGCCCGGCTGGGACGGATCGTTGAAGGGGAAAGCCTGCTGAACGACGCCGCGGCGATCGTTCTGTTCGTGATCCTGCTGGATATTCTCACCGGCGAGCAGTCGCTGACCGCGGGCCAGGGCGCGCTTGCGTTCCTCCGCTCCTTTGCGGGCGGCGTCATCGTCGGCACCTTGCTGGCACGCCTGGCCGTCAGCCTGTTGCCGGTGATGCGCGACCTGCCGCTTGCCCAGGTCACACTCAGCCTTGCCCTGCCCTATGCCACATATGTGCTCAGCGATCAGTTTGCAGACGTCTCGGCCGTGGTCGCCGTGGTGTGCGCGGGAACCGTCTTCAATCTTTACGGCCCCGCCCGCATCCAGCCCGAAAGCTGGCAGTTCCTGCATTCGGTCTGGGAGCAGATATCCTTCTGGGCCGCGTCCCTCATCTTTCTACTGTCGGCAATCCTCATTCCGAGGTTCGTCGAAGGCTTCACGCCGATCGACATCGTGCTGCTGCTCGTCGTCATCCTCGCGGCGCTGGCGGCCAGGGCCGTGGTGATTTTCGGGCTATTGCCGTTCCTGACCACCTTCGGCGTTGGCCAGGAGGTCAATGACCGCTTCAAGATCGTGATGCTGTGGGGTGGCATGCGCGGCGCCGTCACCCTGACGCTGGCGCTCAGCGTGTCGGAACACGGTCTCCTGTCCGACGAGATTTCAGGGTTCATCACCAAGCTGGCAACCGGCTTCGTCCTGTTCACGCTGCTGGTTTACGGCACCAGCCTGAAACCGCTGATACGGTTTCTCGGCCTGGACCGCCTGAACACCCGCGACGAGGCCCTCAGATCGCAGTTTCTCGCCCTGGCCCTGTCGGATGTCCGCCAGGAAGTCGAGACGGCCGCCAGGGACTATCACATCAGCCCGCGGGTCACGGCCCAGGTGCTGAAGGACTACGAGGAAAGGGCGGCCGGCGCCGCGGCGGAAACCAACAAGCTTGAGGAACTGAAGGACTGGGACCGTGTCCGCATCGGCCTGATCGCCCTCGCCGACCGGGAGCAGCAGCTGGTTCTGGAGCATTTCCACGAAAAGACGATCTCGGGCCGATCCGTCTCCCGTTTTCTCACGCTCACGGGCCGCACCGGGGACCTGACCCGCAGCGAAGGCCGCTCGGGCTACAACAAGGCGGTGCGCCAGCCGCTGAAATTCGGGCTAGGCTTCCGCATCGCGCAAATGCTGCAACGGCGGCTGCGGATCGCCCTCCCGCTTGCGATCCGGCTTGCCGACCGTTTCGAGTTCCTGCTCGTCTACCGGATCCTGGCCGACGAGCTGATCGACTTCAACAACCTGCGTATCCGGCCGCTTCTCGGCGATCGCGTCGCGGACATCCTCCAGGACACGCTCAGCATCCGCCAGGACGAAACCATTCAGGCGATCGACGCCCTGCGGCTTCAGTATCCCGACTACGCCGATGCGCTGGAAACCCAGTTTCTGCGCAAGACCGGCGTTCGGCTGGAGGAAACCGCCTTTGACGATGCCAAGCACAAGATGCTGATCGGCACGGAACTCCATCGGGATCTGTTGCGCGACGTGGAACGGACACGCAAGGCCTGCCACACGCGCCCGAAACTCGACCTGGGTCTCAAGACGCGCGAACTCGTCAGCGCGCATCCGCTGTTCGCGGACCTGCCGCGCAAGCAGCAGAAAGCCATCCGCCGGATGATGCGGCCGCAATTCGCAACCCCCGGCGAGTGCCTGATCCGCAGGGGCGACCGGGGCGATGCGGCATATTTCATCGCCTCCGGTGCCGTGGAAGTGCGCGCGCGCACACATGATATCCGCCTTGGCCGCGGCGACGTCTTTGGCGAAATCGCGCTGATGACCGGCGGGCGCCGCAGCGCGGATGTGTATGCGCTCGGCTATTGCCACCTCTTGAGCCTCAGGGCGCAGGACTTCCGGGCCCTGATGGACCAGCATCAGGACTTGCGCGACCACGTGGCAGCGCTCGCGCAGAACCGGCAGCTGATGAACGCCGATCAGGACAGCTTCGACATGGAAGATCCGGTCGTGTCTGTGTTTGGCCCGCGCGCTGATGACATCTCCGGACATTCAGCCAAACATATCGCGGAGACCGGCGACCGGGAGGACAGCAAGGCCGAGAGCCACTATCCCGAGGCAGAGAGCCCGGCCGACGCTGCGGGGGATGCCGATCCAGGCGTTGGAGAGACAGGACTAGACACCGATTCGGCAGAGGCCGAAGAAGAAGCGGCCGCAACGGCCGAAGACGGTAAGCCGGCCGAGAGCTCGGACGAACCTGAAGGGACAGAGGCAGAAGGGGCAGAGCCTGAAGAAGCCTCCCCGGACGCAGAAGAAATTGACGAGCCAGGTCCCAAAACAAGCGAGGAGACCGCATCGGGCTGATGCGGCCTCCCTCGTCGGCATGGTTATTCCGGTCTATCCGGCTTTCTGGATTTCCACCGCATGCGGATAGGGAATG is a window of Roseibium salinum DNA encoding:
- a CDS encoding DMT family transporter, producing the protein MLAFVTRFGGLTYGNAILMLGLTTLFWGGNTVAGRLAVGEVSPMVVVFLRWAIVAGIMVPMVWPRIRTDWPLMRPQLLRMVLMAAFGFVAFNSLFYIAATQTTAVNLGIIQGSMPILVLIGSVFAFGTRIRLLQVMGILLTLVGVTLIAAQGDLQKLLALAVNPGDGVMLIACVLYSGYTLALRNRPQVSGLAFFATLAGISAIASLPGLFFEMATGTAQWPTAKGWLVVLYIALFPSFLSQIFFMRGVELIGPARAGVFINLVPIFAAGLAVSILGEPFEWHHGTALALVMIGIWLSERKAGR
- a CDS encoding cation:proton antiporter translates to MITGAFALLLITISLLQPLARRLGIAPSVLLAMVGTMIGILATYLLYTPRTDVFNTIANVFVNPPLDSEMILYIFLPILLFQTALTLEIRRIFEDLAPILLMAVVAVFVATAFIGFALSPLSGMSLVVCLLLGAIVATTDPVAVVAIFRDIGAPARLGRIVEGESLLNDAAAIVLFVILLDILTGEQSLTAGQGALAFLRSFAGGVIVGTLLARLAVSLLPVMRDLPLAQVTLSLALPYATYVLSDQFADVSAVVAVVCAGTVFNLYGPARIQPESWQFLHSVWEQISFWAASLIFLLSAILIPRFVEGFTPIDIVLLLVVILAALAARAVVIFGLLPFLTTFGVGQEVNDRFKIVMLWGGMRGAVTLTLALSVSEHGLLSDEISGFITKLATGFVLFTLLVYGTSLKPLIRFLGLDRLNTRDEALRSQFLALALSDVRQEVETAARDYHISPRVTAQVLKDYEERAAGAAAETNKLEELKDWDRVRIGLIALADREQQLVLEHFHEKTISGRSVSRFLTLTGRTGDLTRSEGRSGYNKAVRQPLKFGLGFRIAQMLQRRLRIALPLAIRLADRFEFLLVYRILADELIDFNNLRIRPLLGDRVADILQDTLSIRQDETIQAIDALRLQYPDYADALETQFLRKTGVRLEETAFDDAKHKMLIGTELHRDLLRDVERTRKACHTRPKLDLGLKTRELVSAHPLFADLPRKQQKAIRRMMRPQFATPGECLIRRGDRGDAAYFIASGAVEVRARTHDIRLGRGDVFGEIALMTGGRRSADVYALGYCHLLSLRAQDFRALMDQHQDLRDHVAALAQNRQLMNADQDSFDMEDPVVSVFGPRADDISGHSAKHIAETGDREDSKAESHYPEAESPADAAGDADPGVGETGLDTDSAEAEEEAAATAEDGKPAESSDEPEGTEAEGAEPEEASPDAEEIDEPGPKTSEETASG